The following proteins are encoded in a genomic region of Anomaloglossus baeobatrachus isolate aAnoBae1 chromosome 6, aAnoBae1.hap1, whole genome shotgun sequence:
- the RPL14 gene encoding large ribosomal subunit protein eL14, with translation MVFKRYVQIGRVAYISFGPHAGKLVAIVDVIDQNRALVDGPCSGVRRQAMPFKCMHLTDFVLKFPHSARQKCVRVAWEKEKVDEKWAETNWAKRIDARQRKAKMTDFDRYKVMKAKKMRNKIIRHEMKKLVKETTKKSKA, from the exons ATG GTGTTTAAGCGCTACGTCCAGATCGGCCGTGTTGCCTACATCTCCTTCGGTCCCCACGCTGGCAAACTAGTGGCAATTGTTGATGTCATCGACCAGAACAGG GCTCTTGTTGATGGACCCTGCAGTGGTGTGAGGAGACAGGCCATGCCCTTCAAATGCATGCACCTTACCGACTTTGTCCTCAAGTTTCCGCACAG CGCTCGGCAAAAATGCGTTCGCGTTGCTTGGGAGAAGGAGAAGGTTGATGAGAAATGGGCCGAAACAAACTGGGCCAAGAGGATTGATGCCAGACAGAGG aaagCAAAGATGACAGACTTTGACCGCTACAAAGTCATGAAGGCAAAGAAAATG AGAAACAAGATCATCCGACATGAGATGAAGAAACTTGTTAAGGAAACTACAAAGAAATCAAAGGCATAA